In the Candidatus Roizmanbacteria bacterium genome, GGCAAGCTGATTGGTTGCGGTTGCAACTGCATCTTGAAGAGGACTTACCTTGCTGATATCAAGTCGCAGTGGTAATGAAGTAACTACGGAGGCGAAGCGACTTTCTAAGGGAGTTGGGAGTGGTTCAGGTGGTAAAGTTATGGATCCTGGTGCTTCTGCCATGAGAGGATTTTAATGAGTTTTACGATGTTTTGCAAGGGTAGCTCGCTTTGTACGAAGTGTTTTCAGTACTATGGCCGAGATTATCGCTCCAACTATGAATCCACCTATTATGTCGATAGGTCGGTGGCAGTGTAGGTAAATGCGAGAGTAGGCGATTAGGGTGGCTAGGATAAGATAAAACCATCTTCGTTTGGGATCAAGGTGCGAAAGTACGAGCCCTGCTGCAAACGAAGTCGCGGTGTGACCCGAGGGGAACGAAAAATCTGTTGGGCAGTACTCAGAATTAAGTAGATAGTATGAGGGGCGCTGCATGTGGAATGTGAACTTGAGCGCTTCTGTGGCTAAGAAACTTAGAATTACCGCAGTAGCCGTGCCTGTAAGGAGACGAGTCGCATGATTTCTTTGTCGGTGGGCAGCAATCATGGCTAAACACAGCCAAACAAGCGAGTAGTTGCCAAGAAATGTAAGAAAAAGGAAAAATTGATTAAGAACTGTAAACATATGTTGGGTGTACGCCCTTAATTGTACGTGAAGGTGTGAGGTTGGGGATAGGGTAGAAATACGATACGAATTTAAAACCATGCCTGCCGGCAGGCAGGTTTGAAAATTGTAATTTGCAATTTTTAAATACTTTTGAAAGGAACCACGGGGAGATGTAGGCGAAGAACGTGGTTTTCGTATACGGTATATCGTATTTCGTATACCGTATTGAGAAGATGTCGCCATACATCACTTTGATATTTTTGCGATTGGGGTGAATGAGAAGGCGAAGCCAGATTACAGCGATGAGAATGGGGTTAATTTCAATTGCAATAAACTTTATATTAAGTTTTTTACGATGAGCCTCTGTTGCGGCTGCGAAGATTACGACTCCATCTCCAGCACCTAGATCATACACGACTTGATCGTTGGCGAGTTGGAGCGACAGGACAATTTTATTAATATCTTTTTTGTTTGATGGAAAGTAGGGGATGGGGGATAGTTTTCTGGATACGAAGAATGCAATTGATATCGATAAGAACAGGCTCAATAGTGATACGATAGTTATCATCTCAATTTCTAATTTCTCCCGATTCTTCAGAATCGAGGATCCCGACTGTTATATCGGGATAATTTCTAATAACTCTATTACTAATGCATTCTGTATATAAACGCTGTATATTTTTAATATGTCTATGAATGGGAATTATACTCCTTTGAATATCTCACATAAAGATCATGAAGCTGCGGTTTCGCATGCAAAATATCATCATATAGGGCTTCGTGCTGCGATATTTAGCATTTTTGCTCTCTTGGTTGTTTTTACGTATAACTTCATGCAGATGGAACAGCTCTCGCTGCGCGTATGGAACAGGTCTTTTGCAGATGCCGGAATGTTCTTAATCGGGATATCCTTCGCACTTAGTGGTCTCTGTTATTTTTACAACTTTGTAGACGACAAAATTGTTTATAGGCGAGATCTAGGAATGAACGGATTCTATTTGATCGCTCTGCATGCTATCTATTCTTTCTTACTTAATAAGCACATTGCTTGGTACACCTACTTCGAAAAAGATCGATTAATCGCCTTTATACCAGCGGTTATATCTTTGTTGATCTTTTTTACTATGGCTTTAGTCTCAAACAAGTATGCTGGACAGTGGCTGGGGCCACAGCGATGGAGAACGATACTACGTATTGGATATATCGCCTATGTGCTCGGAGCGATGCATTCAGGGTTTTGGTCGTATGAAGATTGGCAGATGTGGTTCGGCGACGTATCGTTGCCTCCGATTTCACTTGTGATAACTGTTTTCGTTGGATTAGTCGTACTCCTGCGAGTTGTTCTGTGGTGGGTCTTGAATAATAAAAATAAGAAATCTTGAGATTGGCACTCTCTGAGTGAGGCCGAAGGGTCCGCCTTTGTCAAGACTTCGGTGGACCGAGGGAGTCGCCCCGATTGCCGCAGCATCGGGATCCCGATTGCTTATCGGGAAACCCTCTTCAAATGTGCCGAGGGAGAGAATCGAACTCTCATGACCTTGCGGTCATAGGTTTTTGAGACCTACGTGTCTGCCGTTCCACCACCTCGGCATAATCTATTGACTAGCCCGTATATCATTACAGCCTGCCTGCCGGCAGGCACATTCCCTTATGTCGTAGTTTAAATTATACAGTATTTAGAATAAAGCATTAGATCGCTCTAAATACTAAATACTAAAAACTGACACACTATTATTTTTGGGGGTTGACGTAAGTAGATGTCGGGATTAAGATAGGGTATGAAGGCTTCGATTTTAAGCTCAACCCCAGCTACAAAACAGGTTGAGATGCTTTCTTACCTCGTCTACGAGGGTGAAAAACTTCTTCATAATCCTTCTCAAGAAATGCTTAAAAGATCTGATTTCACCGGAGCAGATGGACAGATTCTAACGGTGGATAATCTTGATGGATATGATGTAGTGGTATTTGCAGGTCTAGGTAAGAAAAAAAACGTTTCAGAGCTCAAGATGCAAAACGCAGTAGCCTCAGTTGTTCGTTTTGCTACCTCGAAAAATCTGTCTACTCTTGCCGTCGTTATTCCGGAGGAGCTTAGCCCAGAGCTCAAAGGCTCGAGTTGCATGGTTGGAGCCCGACTAGGAGCTTACCAGTTTCTGAAATATAAAACCGATGAAAAAACGAAGAAGTTTAAAAAGATTGAACAGATTTCATTCGTTGTTTCGAAAGGTGCTGAAGATTTTAAAAAAGGTCTTGAGTTTGGTGTTGTTCTAGCAAGCGGTGTCGCTCTAGCACGCGATCTCGTAAATGATCCGGCCTCTCACACGAATACACAGACTCTTGTCGATACGGCGAACTTAATTGCAAGTAGCTCGGAAAATATCTCGGTTACAGTGATGGACGAAGAGCAGTGTAAAAAACTAGGCATGGGATCGTATCTTTCGGTCGCTCGGGGAAGCATAGTTCCTCCTAAATTTATCGTTTTACATTACTCGCCCTCCGTCAGTGCAAAATCCCCCAAAGGGCGATCGACCTCTGGTCGAAAAAAGATTGCTTTAGTTGGAAAATCGATAATGTTTGATTCGGGAGGACTTTCTTTAAAGCCATCAGAGTCAATGGAGGATATGAAGATAGATATGTCAGGGGGAGCCACTGTACTTGGAGTATTCAA is a window encoding:
- a CDS encoding phosphatase PAP2 family protein; the encoded protein is MFTVLNQFFLFLTFLGNYSLVWLCLAMIAAHRQRNHATRLLTGTATAVILSFLATEALKFTFHMQRPSYYLLNSEYCPTDFSFPSGHTATSFAAGLVLSHLDPKRRWFYLILATLIAYSRIYLHCHRPIDIIGGFIVGAIISAIVLKTLRTKRATLAKHRKTH
- a CDS encoding leucyl aminopeptidase, whose amino-acid sequence is MKASILSSTPATKQVEMLSYLVYEGEKLLHNPSQEMLKRSDFTGADGQILTVDNLDGYDVVVFAGLGKKKNVSELKMQNAVASVVRFATSKNLSTLAVVIPEELSPELKGSSCMVGARLGAYQFLKYKTDEKTKKFKKIEQISFVVSKGAEDFKKGLEFGVVLASGVALARDLVNDPASHTNTQTLVDTANLIASSSENISVTVMDEEQCKKLGMGSYLSVARGSIVPPKFIVLHYSPSVSAKSPKGRSTSGRKKIALVGKSIMFDSGGLSLKPSESMEDMKIDMSGGATVLGVFKILSELSSNPDFAKATAGKEIFGILPSCENMPSGHATRPGDIVTAMNGKTIEVLNTDAEGRLTLADGLVYAEKHCKADVIIDLATLTGACMVALGNDLAGLFSNDDELSQSFEKEAKETGDEFWKMPLHLPYLKKMKSDIADLKNIGGGRYGGAITAAVFLSEFVEKAKWIHIDIAGPAFRTEAPKGALGKGATGWGVLSIYQFLISNY